From Pseudomonas sp. CCI4.2, one genomic window encodes:
- a CDS encoding dermonecrotic toxin domain-containing protein — protein MLLDSISTAAPSVSLPYFHAESLKQRFTQNVENALLAEHIDEAEALWLRTLVTPPSDTQDWNPPRLDGLKKNGGLPANVELAAALQISYRSSDTTIFLDTLLYGLERFDDREQLLGTLLQRFGSRTEEVPTFEDVLIETPVFENRMFNIIDHHVEKIEALAQHLEQIPSLQMVFQCGLQQTLAGSLPGLAGDPSSHLLQILESPESPKVDGLVSGTQSLLDAALDDYSGIALPLGRERRFIDSFGKTLDQVGVKSVQLALSNTIKAVPATFETQLGKFWWSPVGQGQTRREYVANAFAEAFRQHLYARRHDGFLVAHESRRISTLLDPQLKQWGDGGPITVMTLALSDNARQRPRLVGVFVIASVVPSLPELIVYTAGKGLRRFRNRLELSDHFSTPEGTLELLCHLPLSDHAWVTSTPWTLQFDDMEGNDPFLNAVDSIMALQNSNVQFALQQPRPERSRIAVMIDDALDVRYLVDQRLICLGARHRWREGIATFDETWLKSAATGIPATAASGKGKGETVPRSPTWTELTQILEDNAQRMWEAQPDVERCSLDALNRQLAVIGEGHLTAKEVRVQIPEQLPAKTQGTLDPAPQSVDLVTLLLERASGYRQIEVPADSQISILTAPQQVNVLRLTPQLLNHVLNSARAQLSAALMNQTQQFYTRPLRRNDSQLFPGAISRGIRNALLRIELDLASRLSTFNVQAREAFEQVLNYPTRNLRRVFGDKAVEVYSLWLTYDPSSSAVQMTNVFALQQPGRTDSTLLFWTPFEGLKVVESLDILQQAIIARLRNGERREHWLALFAEPDKARIRKCLERTEAISLSIQTRQIDGNFIEYLQTVDLNRRTQGVVQAFEWASRCRVEAKLFGNLVAAAQADDSTALALDVISSKIQNVLFEARIPAWMKAASAESVEEYADVLRRYAQITLWEKDFLFGIPGLKGFAREQVIKQLHLDFPDHPFDPDDLQITLTRYVGSPTGLGQTPSFFPAATDIKTQTLTEFALNHSAAIQGATLTVASGKGRTVPAQLTPAYLKGLIRTLDVGAHFQKLLTQKLDTKGPEYAIRKGLFVKQWPAMMIELAMQKKLEGPLTSNAYQYIEGLMEMPDTLARQAVHGEEIVLCPLRLIAQDGAIADTVPGFYVICSKDAAKGPVILYSIFNRNFCFKEYVTRESLLQDIRRSSALQSQLMQRVSDEVRTRYGHHSFHLPPLWSVDFYVDYPMFSLGPVTLSYEPIPGNLLTYLFEDTLNVLKQMAQQQTVTTAQADWESFTYLMTLGAEQMLIFMPGELGVLIAAWQGVLMLQSSAESAVGSNWGRALGEFTVALSIFAMAKQSAAETSNFEPVVPIRLSKLMSRPEYSWQNTQLPSEVKRRLQTFEVSDITLGNLLKDELYNLYQAPLTQKNYAAVAGKVYEVRRENERWNIISGDKVGPNLRLNQHQQWELNVHWGLKGGGGAVTRLSSAAELAVGDVEHAINLEFSVLATGMPQIRQLYRARARQIGRAHLQAKRYIETCMDNLNALESGGLLHPKVNQIITAFFGIQNTSAELLGSIRQSVTGLFNSVMDPSLASYSSPRYVIGLNRAGYETTVAFTLKEDPLLRIFLTERFFQSSFYHLKVPLAGSASFNATAHARSASVIHEVSHLSNNTFDIAYVESSAPFLDLMADDSPGMVQLKSDVEEMQLRFLSHRTPIEQLFKRFKNGRWEDLSDDPAEGKSFVLGVTGKSTLAEARLEFLANAEMRGEILLNNADSLTLLVMLLGRHNFVP, from the coding sequence ATGTTGCTCGATTCAATCTCCACTGCCGCCCCCTCCGTATCACTCCCCTATTTTCATGCCGAATCACTCAAGCAGCGATTCACTCAAAATGTCGAGAATGCGCTTCTTGCCGAGCACATTGATGAAGCCGAGGCGCTATGGTTGCGAACCTTAGTGACACCTCCTTCCGACACCCAGGACTGGAATCCGCCGCGATTGGACGGTTTGAAAAAAAACGGAGGCTTGCCCGCTAACGTTGAGCTGGCTGCTGCGCTACAGATCAGTTATCGGTCGAGCGATACCACGATTTTTCTCGATACCTTGCTGTATGGCTTGGAGCGCTTTGATGATCGAGAGCAACTGCTAGGTACGTTATTGCAACGTTTCGGTTCAAGAACCGAAGAAGTCCCCACGTTTGAAGATGTGCTAATCGAAACGCCGGTGTTCGAAAACAGAATGTTCAACATCATCGATCACCATGTGGAGAAAATCGAAGCGCTTGCCCAGCATTTAGAGCAGATCCCCTCTTTGCAAATGGTATTTCAATGTGGGCTGCAGCAGACACTCGCTGGCTCATTACCCGGTTTAGCGGGGGATCCTTCATCCCATCTTTTACAGATTCTGGAGTCACCTGAGTCGCCAAAAGTGGACGGATTGGTTTCCGGCACACAAAGCCTTCTGGATGCAGCGCTGGATGATTACAGTGGTATTGCATTACCGCTTGGCCGTGAGCGGCGTTTTATCGATTCGTTCGGTAAGACCCTCGATCAAGTCGGGGTGAAGTCGGTTCAGCTTGCCCTGTCCAATACCATCAAGGCAGTGCCAGCAACCTTTGAGACGCAACTCGGCAAATTCTGGTGGTCACCTGTTGGTCAGGGCCAGACGCGTCGCGAATATGTCGCTAACGCTTTCGCAGAAGCTTTTCGTCAGCACCTGTATGCACGACGGCATGATGGTTTTCTAGTTGCTCATGAATCCCGGCGAATTAGCACGCTCCTTGACCCACAACTAAAACAGTGGGGCGATGGTGGTCCAATAACTGTCATGACGCTTGCGCTGTCGGACAATGCTCGACAACGGCCAAGGCTTGTCGGAGTTTTTGTGATTGCGTCAGTGGTGCCGTCACTCCCGGAACTGATTGTGTACACGGCTGGAAAAGGACTGCGCAGGTTCCGTAACCGGCTGGAATTAAGCGACCATTTCTCTACTCCCGAAGGCACCCTTGAGCTGCTTTGCCATCTGCCATTGAGCGATCATGCCTGGGTAACTTCAACGCCGTGGACGTTGCAATTTGACGATATGGAGGGCAATGACCCGTTTCTGAATGCGGTTGATTCAATCATGGCCCTGCAAAACAGTAATGTGCAGTTCGCGCTACAGCAGCCTCGACCAGAACGTAGCCGGATCGCTGTGATGATCGACGATGCATTGGACGTTCGCTATCTGGTCGATCAACGCCTGATCTGTCTGGGAGCTCGTCATCGGTGGCGCGAAGGAATAGCTACGTTCGATGAAACCTGGCTGAAATCGGCCGCTACTGGAATCCCCGCCACCGCTGCCTCCGGTAAAGGCAAAGGTGAGACCGTTCCACGTTCGCCCACCTGGACCGAGTTAACCCAGATTCTTGAAGACAACGCGCAGCGTATGTGGGAGGCGCAGCCTGATGTCGAGCGCTGTTCATTGGATGCGTTAAACCGGCAGTTGGCAGTGATCGGCGAAGGTCATCTGACGGCTAAAGAGGTCCGGGTACAGATTCCAGAGCAGTTGCCCGCCAAGACACAGGGCACCCTTGACCCAGCCCCGCAGTCGGTGGACTTAGTGACGCTGTTGCTCGAACGGGCCAGCGGATATCGCCAAATCGAGGTTCCGGCCGACAGTCAGATTTCAATCTTGACCGCGCCACAGCAGGTCAATGTCCTGCGGTTGACACCCCAATTACTCAATCATGTGCTCAATAGCGCCCGCGCACAGTTGTCGGCCGCGTTGATGAACCAGACCCAACAATTCTATACACGCCCCTTGCGTCGGAACGACAGTCAACTGTTTCCGGGTGCAATCTCCCGCGGTATTCGCAACGCCTTATTACGTATTGAACTGGACCTTGCCAGTCGCCTGAGCACCTTTAATGTTCAAGCCCGTGAAGCCTTCGAGCAGGTGCTGAACTATCCGACACGCAATTTGCGCCGTGTGTTCGGCGACAAGGCGGTCGAGGTTTACAGCCTGTGGTTAACCTATGACCCATCCAGCTCTGCCGTGCAAATGACCAACGTTTTTGCGCTACAGCAGCCCGGGCGCACGGACAGCACACTGTTGTTCTGGACACCATTTGAGGGGCTGAAAGTGGTCGAAAGCCTCGACATACTCCAGCAAGCGATCATTGCCCGCCTGAGAAATGGTGAACGGCGTGAGCATTGGCTGGCACTTTTTGCCGAGCCAGACAAAGCGCGCATCCGCAAATGCCTGGAGCGTACCGAAGCGATATCACTGTCAATCCAAACGCGCCAAATCGACGGTAATTTCATCGAGTACTTGCAAACCGTTGACTTGAACCGCCGAACACAGGGTGTAGTTCAGGCCTTTGAGTGGGCTTCTCGATGCCGGGTCGAGGCAAAACTCTTCGGTAACCTGGTCGCCGCCGCTCAAGCGGATGACTCTACTGCCTTGGCGCTGGACGTCATCTCAAGCAAGATTCAAAACGTCTTGTTTGAAGCTCGGATACCGGCTTGGATGAAAGCCGCTTCTGCGGAGTCGGTGGAGGAGTACGCCGACGTCCTCAGGCGTTACGCTCAGATCACCCTGTGGGAAAAGGACTTCTTGTTCGGTATTCCAGGCTTAAAAGGCTTCGCCCGCGAACAAGTCATCAAGCAATTACACCTCGACTTCCCGGATCACCCATTCGATCCAGACGATTTACAGATTACCCTCACGCGGTATGTGGGCTCGCCAACGGGTCTAGGACAGACACCCTCTTTTTTTCCCGCTGCGACCGATATCAAAACCCAAACACTGACCGAATTTGCCCTGAATCATTCTGCGGCCATTCAAGGGGCAACCTTGACCGTGGCCTCTGGAAAAGGCCGTACGGTCCCTGCGCAATTGACCCCCGCTTACCTTAAAGGATTGATCCGCACGTTAGACGTAGGCGCTCATTTTCAGAAGTTGCTGACGCAAAAACTCGACACTAAGGGACCGGAATACGCCATTCGCAAAGGTCTTTTTGTCAAACAGTGGCCCGCGATGATGATTGAATTGGCCATGCAGAAAAAGCTCGAGGGCCCGCTCACGTCCAACGCTTACCAGTACATCGAAGGCCTGATGGAAATGCCTGACACGCTTGCGCGGCAGGCGGTGCATGGTGAGGAAATTGTTTTGTGCCCGCTGCGCCTGATTGCCCAGGACGGTGCAATAGCAGACACGGTGCCCGGTTTTTATGTGATCTGCTCGAAAGACGCGGCTAAAGGTCCGGTGATTCTCTATTCGATTTTCAACCGGAATTTTTGCTTCAAGGAATACGTGACCCGCGAGAGCCTATTGCAGGACATTCGCCGCTCAAGCGCGTTGCAATCCCAGCTGATGCAGCGTGTTTCGGATGAGGTGAGAACGCGTTATGGGCATCACAGCTTTCATCTGCCGCCCCTATGGAGTGTCGATTTCTACGTGGACTACCCGATGTTTTCGCTGGGTCCGGTCACCCTGAGCTACGAACCCATACCCGGCAACCTTCTAACGTATCTGTTTGAAGACACCTTGAATGTGCTCAAGCAGATGGCCCAACAACAAACGGTAACCACCGCCCAGGCCGACTGGGAATCGTTCACCTATCTGATGACGCTCGGCGCCGAACAGATGCTGATTTTCATGCCCGGCGAACTGGGTGTGCTAATAGCTGCCTGGCAAGGTGTGTTGATGTTGCAGTCATCCGCTGAGTCAGCCGTGGGCAGTAATTGGGGTCGGGCGTTGGGGGAGTTCACTGTCGCCTTGTCGATTTTTGCCATGGCGAAACAGTCCGCCGCAGAGACGTCGAACTTTGAACCTGTCGTTCCCATTCGGTTAAGCAAGCTAATGTCTCGTCCCGAGTATTCATGGCAAAACACCCAACTGCCTTCGGAAGTAAAACGGCGGTTACAGACGTTCGAGGTGTCAGATATCACCCTGGGTAATCTGCTGAAGGATGAGCTTTACAACCTCTATCAGGCGCCACTGACTCAAAAAAATTACGCCGCTGTGGCAGGCAAGGTTTATGAAGTCCGGCGGGAAAATGAACGCTGGAACATTATCAGTGGTGACAAAGTCGGTCCAAATCTTCGGCTCAATCAGCACCAGCAATGGGAGCTCAATGTCCATTGGGGGCTGAAGGGTGGAGGAGGCGCTGTTACCCGCTTATCCTCTGCAGCGGAACTCGCGGTTGGCGACGTCGAACATGCGATCAATCTAGAGTTTTCCGTTTTGGCCACCGGGATGCCTCAAATACGGCAGTTGTATCGGGCGCGCGCACGACAGATCGGGCGCGCTCATTTGCAAGCTAAACGCTACATTGAGACGTGTATGGATAACCTGAACGCGCTTGAATCCGGTGGTCTGCTGCATCCGAAGGTCAATCAAATCATTACTGCTTTTTTTGGTATTCAGAACACCAGTGCAGAACTGTTAGGTTCAATCAGGCAATCAGTGACCGGGTTGTTTAATTCAGTAATGGACCCATCGTTGGCCTCTTACTCATCCCCCCGATATGTTATCGGGTTAAACCGGGCCGGGTATGAAACCACGGTGGCATTTACGCTCAAGGAAGACCCTCTTCTGCGTATTTTCCTGACTGAGCGCTTTTTTCAGTCGTCGTTTTACCATCTCAAGGTCCCGCTCGCCGGGAGTGCCAGCTTCAACGCAACCGCTCATGCCCGATCCGCGTCGGTGATCCATGAGGTCTCTCACTTGAGCAACAATACGTTCGATATTGCCTATGTAGAGTCATCCGCGCCTTTTCTTGACCTGATGGCCGACGATTCGCCTGGCATGGTTCAGCTCAAGTCCGATGTGGAAGAAATGCAGCTCCGTTTCCTGTCCCATCGCACGCCCATTGAGCAACTGTTCAAGCGGTTTAAAAACGGCCGATGGGAAGACCTCAGTGATGACCCTGCGGAAGGCAAGTCTTTCGTTTTAGGCGTGACGGGTAAGTCAACGCTGGCAGAGGCTCGTCTTGAGTTTCTGGCCAACGCCGAAATGCGAGGGGAGATTTTGCTCAATAATGCTGACTCGTTAACCCTGCTGGTCATGTTGCTGGGTCGACACAATTTTGTTCCCTGA
- the dnaQ gene encoding DNA polymerase III subunit epsilon — protein sequence MVLRSVVLDTETTGMPVADGHRVIEIGCVELIGRRLTGRHFHVYLQPDRESDEGAIGVHGITTEFLVGKPRFNEVAEEFFEFIKGAQLIIHNAAFDVGFINNEFALLGQRDKADLTQHCTILDTLAMARERHPGQRNSLDALCKRYGVDNSGRELHGALLDAEILADVYLTMTGGQTSLSLAGNATDGNGSGEGSGNTATEIRRLPSDRQPARVILASDSEMAEHDVRMAAIAKSAGAPALWVQLLEAQTQAAVQ from the coding sequence ATGGTGCTTAGATCTGTTGTACTCGATACCGAAACCACTGGTATGCCCGTTGCCGACGGGCATCGGGTGATCGAGATCGGCTGTGTTGAATTGATCGGCCGACGCCTGACCGGGCGACATTTTCACGTGTATTTGCAGCCGGATCGCGAAAGCGATGAAGGCGCTATTGGCGTTCACGGCATCACCACCGAATTCCTGGTCGGTAAGCCGCGCTTTAATGAGGTCGCTGAAGAGTTCTTTGAATTCATCAAGGGCGCTCAACTGATCATCCACAACGCCGCGTTCGACGTTGGTTTCATCAATAATGAATTTGCGCTGCTGGGACAGCGGGACAAGGCTGATCTCACTCAGCATTGCACCATTCTTGACACCCTGGCCATGGCCCGTGAGCGCCACCCCGGTCAGCGCAATAGCCTCGACGCACTCTGCAAACGTTATGGTGTAGACAACTCCGGTCGAGAACTGCACGGCGCTTTGCTTGATGCCGAGATTCTTGCCGACGTTTATCTGACGATGACCGGCGGTCAGACCAGCTTGTCCCTGGCGGGCAATGCAACGGACGGGAATGGTTCGGGCGAAGGGTCGGGCAATACCGCCACGGAAATTCGTCGCCTGCCCAGTGATCGGCAGCCAGCCCGTGTGATTCTGGCCAGCGACAGCGAGATGGCAGAGCACGATGTGCGTATGGCGGCCATCGCTAAATCCGCCGGAGCACCTGCGTTGTGGGTTCAGTTGCTTGAGGCTCAGACGCAAGCGGCCGTTCAATAG
- a CDS encoding GNAT family N-acetyltransferase has translation MTQANPELSIRVADERFEDYILNSEFTFTVSGYALAQVGQRVERWEVEPVKPYRKNYGIDAQEFDHYRHGPDNTVLVAWLGERPVGHMVLSTHWNGFAHVDELAVDASARRTGVARSLLEVAQFWSRKRHLPGIMLETQNSNLAACKLYERCGYIVGGIDHLLYRAIDPDTRETAIFWYLIFE, from the coding sequence ATGACCCAAGCTAACCCTGAACTGTCCATTCGCGTTGCGGATGAGCGCTTTGAGGATTACATCCTCAACAGTGAGTTCACCTTTACCGTCAGCGGCTACGCGCTTGCGCAGGTCGGGCAGCGCGTCGAGCGCTGGGAGGTTGAACCGGTCAAGCCTTACCGCAAGAATTACGGGATCGACGCTCAAGAGTTCGATCATTACCGGCACGGGCCTGATAACACTGTTCTCGTAGCGTGGCTCGGGGAGCGGCCAGTAGGTCATATGGTGCTCAGCACCCACTGGAACGGTTTTGCCCATGTCGATGAATTGGCAGTTGATGCGTCGGCCCGGCGCACAGGGGTTGCCCGGTCGTTGCTTGAGGTGGCGCAATTCTGGAGCCGCAAGCGTCACTTGCCTGGGATCATGCTCGAAACCCAAAACAGCAACTTGGCGGCGTGCAAGCTTTATGAGCGTTGCGGGTACATAGTCGGCGGAATAGACCACTTGCTGTACCGCGCAATTGATCCCGACACCCGAGAAACGGCCATTTTCTGGTATTTGATTTTTGAATAA
- a CDS encoding NAD(P)H-dependent oxidoreductase, with translation MSQVYKIAVLVGSLRKDSINRKVALALAALAPETLELKIIEIGDLPLYNEDIDAGNPPAAYVAFRQQLMAADAFLFVTPEYNRSVPGVLKNAIDVGSRPYGQSAWGGGKPGAVVSASPGAVGGFGANHHLRQSLVFLNVPCMQQPEAYLGNAGVLFDESGTLSEKTKPFLQAFVDAFAVWVALNKKV, from the coding sequence ATGAGCCAGGTCTACAAGATTGCAGTCCTCGTGGGCAGCCTGAGAAAAGACTCGATCAACCGTAAGGTCGCACTTGCGCTGGCCGCGTTGGCGCCTGAAACCCTTGAACTAAAGATTATCGAGATCGGTGATCTACCTCTTTATAACGAAGACATCGACGCAGGTAATCCGCCGGCTGCTTATGTGGCATTTCGCCAGCAACTAATGGCGGCAGATGCTTTCTTGTTTGTAACTCCAGAATACAATCGCTCAGTGCCAGGCGTGTTGAAGAATGCCATCGACGTTGGTTCTCGTCCGTACGGCCAAAGCGCTTGGGGTGGCGGTAAACCCGGCGCTGTCGTCAGCGCGTCGCCAGGCGCCGTGGGGGGCTTTGGCGCTAACCATCATTTGCGCCAATCTTTGGTGTTCCTCAACGTACCGTGTATGCAGCAACCGGAAGCCTACTTGGGCAACGCCGGGGTCCTTTTTGACGAGTCGGGCACGCTTTCTGAAAAAACCAAACCTTTCCTGCAGGCTTTTGTTGACGCGTTTGCGGTATGGGTAGCGCTGAACAAAAAAGTTTGA
- a CDS encoding acyl-CoA dehydrogenase family protein — translation MHDLELTDEQVMIRDMARDFARNEIAPHAQAWEKAGWIDDKLVATLGELGLLGMVVPEAWGGTYVGYVAYALAVEEISAGDGATGALMSIHNSVGCGPVLNYGTDAQKQTWLPALASGQAIGCFCLTEPQAGSEAHNLRTRAELHDGQWIINGAKQFVSNGKRAKLAIVFAVTDPELGKKGLSAFLVPTDTAGFIVDRTEHKMGIRASDTCAVTLNDCRIPAANLLGERGKGLNIALSNLEGGRIGIAAQALGIARAAFEAALAYARERVQFDKPIIEHQSIANMLADMHTQLNASRLLILHAARLRSAGKPCLSEASQAKLFASEMAEKVCSNAVQIHGGYGYLEDYPVERYYRDARITQIYEGSSEIQRLVIARELRHYAL, via the coding sequence ATGCACGATCTTGAACTGACCGATGAGCAAGTAATGATCCGCGACATGGCGCGCGACTTTGCCCGCAATGAAATCGCGCCCCACGCCCAGGCGTGGGAGAAAGCCGGCTGGATCGACGATAAATTGGTCGCCACCCTGGGTGAATTGGGTTTGCTCGGTATGGTAGTCCCCGAAGCATGGGGCGGCACCTATGTCGGTTACGTGGCCTATGCGCTGGCGGTAGAGGAAATCTCCGCAGGCGATGGCGCCACCGGTGCGCTGATGAGTATCCACAATTCCGTGGGCTGTGGCCCGGTGCTCAACTACGGCACCGACGCTCAAAAACAAACATGGCTGCCCGCATTGGCCAGCGGTCAGGCGATTGGTTGTTTTTGCCTGACCGAACCGCAAGCCGGCTCTGAAGCGCATAACCTGCGCACCCGCGCCGAGCTGCATGACGGTCAGTGGATCATCAACGGCGCCAAACAGTTCGTCAGCAACGGCAAACGCGCCAAACTGGCCATTGTCTTTGCGGTGACGGACCCCGAGCTGGGCAAGAAAGGCCTGTCAGCGTTTTTGGTGCCCACCGACACCGCCGGATTTATCGTTGATCGTACCGAACATAAAATGGGCATTCGCGCGTCCGACACCTGCGCCGTCACGTTGAATGATTGCCGTATTCCCGCCGCCAATTTGCTCGGCGAGCGTGGTAAAGGACTGAACATCGCTCTGTCCAACCTTGAAGGCGGGCGCATTGGCATCGCTGCCCAAGCATTGGGTATCGCCCGTGCCGCGTTTGAAGCCGCGCTGGCCTATGCCCGCGAACGAGTGCAGTTCGACAAGCCGATCATCGAGCATCAAAGCATCGCTAATATGCTTGCCGACATGCACACCCAATTAAACGCTTCACGCTTGCTGATTTTGCATGCAGCACGCCTGCGCAGCGCGGGGAAACCCTGTTTGTCAGAAGCCTCCCAGGCCAAGCTGTTTGCCTCGGAAATGGCCGAAAAAGTCTGTTCCAACGCTGTGCAGATCCATGGCGGTTATGGCTATCTGGAAGACTACCCGGTGGAGCGCTATTACCGGGACGCACGGATCACGCAGATCTACGAGGGCTCCAGCGAAATCCAGCGCCTGGTGATTGCCCGTGAGTTGCGTCACTACGCGCTCTGA